DNA sequence from the Uloborus diversus isolate 005 chromosome 1, Udiv.v.3.1, whole genome shotgun sequence genome:
ggatgacttgCAATATTTTAAGGGGCGCcagtttttgaatgtctcttttaaGTTTTACTGACACTGATTCGGTAAAACCAATCAGCGTTCACTCCCTGCTGTAATGAACCAAAATATACTGATACAATAACTACCGTTAAtgtagttaaattggatacagcaatacAAATCAAAGACATCATATTTGTCtcaaatttgcagttcttgagcaaaagccAAGCATGActcccataagaaaagaaaagtattaaaaataattattagaaggTTATGAGGTTTGTGGAGATTTTCTACTAAATGTTGACAATTATTTAAGCTCTAAAACTAACTGCTGTAGAAGAGTTGTAGTCAGCATTTTCATCAGTCAcattattttttgggaaaaaaatcccTTTCTATATGAAACGAAGGGCACACTTTTGTGTACCAAACTACGCGACGGTTGCTTATTATTATATGACTTGGCAGTACTCTACAAATGGTGTACTGAAAGAGCCTCCAGCAAAACTTACGCTTCCTTTTAGCGCTGTTGAAAAACAGGTGTATGAAAAAGGCTTGATATAATATGATAATACACATAATATTCTACACATGTTTTGGCgtttagttttttatacttaattctTGTGATAACATACTtctatgtaataaaatgaaagtGATGTTTGCAAGATTACTTTCaaacctttagtttttttttaaacttcacaaaACTATTCTTATATAAAGacaataaattcaaataatttttatttatatcacaatgtattaaaaaattcttttttagcaAAGACATTTTTCAACCAACAtttgcaaacaaaattttttttaaaaaagctaataCATTAATATAGTAAATTCTAacttgcactttaaaaaaaattcttatttttgcgTACTGTGCGGGAACCTAAATGGCGCTTGAGTAAGGGTTGACAAGTTTCTGCCTAGGtgtttaaaaccactggtagaaaccggttaaaaccggcatggcaaaaacccctttctgccacatttgtggcagaaactggcaaaaactcaaaaaatgacataaaagaaatatttgatacTCAATAGGAATTCAGcacaggaaaataatgaaatgttagccaaagcacaatttaattacaatatcattaaaaatcaaaaattatgttttttgccctCTGCAGCTGTCTCTAAGAAAAGgtgaattgaaaatttaaatgatttcttaatttaatatgaatagaGGAGAAATAACAGAATACTCTCGCAACAGAAGAACTAGTTGGCAAAGCCATCAAGGACACAGCAaagattcatgaaactttcatcaattgtatatattttttaaataaaatgatctaCTATGTAGTAAGTGGGgtggttttaaaatttgactggaaaaataagttttgggaaatagggtcaatttgttttgtaaagctgtgatattaggtataAAATCGAGGTTACTatcggcaagtaaaattctggcattttcttcttgaGCAAATGATAAATTTAATCCCAAGCATTTTAAATGACACGTATAAGCTAGCAAATAACAACCAGTAACTGCCCGTTTAAATCTGTatgtcacttctttttcttaagtgCCCTTAAGATTCTCCTCCTTTAGATTAATACAAATGCTACGAGCATCTGCAGTTAAACAGTTCtctttctgatcaaactaaatcaagggcaatgAGTACTTTTTATAATGATGAAatagaattacattttttagtttacttaaacaaatatcattttgtaattacttgaattaataaagatgctttttagtttttgccagtttctgccggttataaccagtttctgccaccggcagggcagaaaccagtttctgccggcagaaagccaaccctggcttGAGCgcaaaaccttttatttgacGATAATTCTTGGCTTTAAAACTCacaattttcaacttgaaaattttttaacattttttctgttatttaaaaaaaaaaagaaaaaatggattttttgaagaaaattataaactttaagtCTTGTGCGGAacacctaatttttttttgatttggataaaattttttATGTAGGATGTGGGTCGGTAGTGAcgactttttatcaacttgacaaatagaatttcgaaaaaaagtatttttcgatACACCTTAGTGACCGGCCTGTCTgcctaaagaaatatgactttcaatgaaaatttgagGAAATACGATCTATGATGAAAAATTGTGAGAGGGGGGGCATCACCTTTGGGGCAACCCCTGCTTAAAAGTGTTAACCCCGCTAACACTTTATTAAGAGTTAAATAGCTGGCCATTGAAACTTAACCCTCCTTGCATAAATTTTTGGATCCGTCCCTGGTCAAGAGTGATTCTAGGTATGTATTTTGTTGAATTGTGCATCaatgatgattcttttttttcatgatttcccTATCAATTTCTATTTTGTTGGGTTTCATTGAGTTTTAAGTCACAAGTTTTTCAGAAGAATTATGGTCATACGAGCTATTCTACCAACCCATATTCCTAAGCTAAATAAAAACAGATAAGagaattaacaaataaaaatattaaagcaaaaaagCAAGAATAAAATGTGAACCGTTACTTATGGAGACTTTCAATTTCATTTATGAACCTGCTTATCTAATTTGctaccaaaaattttcaaatttgagtttttttcctAAACAGTCTTAAAAGATCCTCATCAGTAGAATTTTTTTACTCTGCTTATTTGTTTCATCATTTGTTAGTTtaccattttgaactttatttgcaAAACAGTACATTTGCACACTGAATATATTTATAGTTataatttagtgttttatttaatgtttaataaattagtagaaaatgaaagttgtatttaaaataacttaataaatgtaATCATAAAGAGCAAATAATTTTACTTGCAAACATAAAATTGTCTGCAGACCAGTACATACTCATGTTGGCTGGCCCGAAAGACCAGTAGGAGTATTAACTAATTTGTAAGTCACTAAGATTTAATTACCAATACCAACTACATGAAAAGTGAGAGAAAATCTATTTCAGGAATTTTCCATTGATTTGATTTCATGAAAAAAggtacttgtttaaaaaaaaaaattaaatagggcttcaaaaaattaaaaggcattaATTTATTGATACTAATTCAGAAATAATTTACATTGAATAAAATTGCTGATTGTAAAcatgatttattaatttttttaaatgaatgctaattttcaaaaaccatgACCAAAATGTTCCTGTCTTTTTTCCTGGAAGTATACGGTCAATTTATTATGAGGTTTTCACTTCATCttgatttttctttctctgaACAACGGTTATGACAGGAAAAACGAAGAAAACTCATCGAGATTATCACATCATCAAAATTAAATCTTGCCTAAGACTTTGGCTCTgtagtaaatgattaaaaaaaaaatatttaaaaattttaacttaaaacagaagtttttttttttgtaaatattattgcactttttgttgagttttttttttcaaatcaaaatatgtaTTTCTCCATCAAAAATAAACTGTGCCAAAACAACATTGAAAGTACATGTTCTATACAGAAAGCACTGAATGTGCAATTAAATTACTTGCGAAAAGACAGTTCATatcttgtatttttaaaatttttatgaaaacttttgaaaaaaaaaattaatgtggaaTAATGAATATCATTTACAAAATGTAATATTTGATTTGCATACAAAATATGAAAAGACATTACACacaaattaattcaaaaacaacAACAGAGAGCACACACACACAGTTCCTCATTTACTATGAAAACCTAAATTAAGTCCAACAACTTTGCttagtttgaaaattttagaCTTTCATTAAACAGGGGTGCCCCCTAACAGCAAGAGCGCACCCCCCactcaaatgagaaaaatacccctcaaccctccccctaaaaatttcaatggtacaCTCTGCATCAAAAGCAATTTTGGCAGATAAATATTTCTAATAAGAACGTGTTTAAACAAACTCTCAAACaactttttcataaatatattttaattaacaggGTGAGATTACATAACCTTaaatacagctttaaaatatagttaacaaTGCAAATACCCCATATAATAATGCACAAGGATATGCAACTAAAGGTTGCTGATGATCCATTGCCAAGGCTGTTACAAATAATTTAGAAGCAGACAAAGAACACCAGGATACCGCAATAATAGTGAAGACAGTACATATAGTACCTTTTAATGACAATACCGACAGCCCTGACAAAACAACCATGGGTAGTAGACAGTATCCCAACACACTTATGGTGCAACCAACAGATACTCCATTTTCACTCATTAAATTTAATAATGCGTACATACAAATGCACCCCACTACACCAATACCATAGATGTACCCAAAATGAACTTTTCCGCTAAGGAGCAGAAATCCaccaaaacataaacaaaaaactaaaggTCCTGTCAAATCGGTTTCTTGCAAAATTGAAGCATTAGGTTCTTTGATTGGGTTCAAAACTGCAATAGTCTTTTGCCAAATGTGATCAAAATTTATTCCAAGCTCTTCAAGCAAAGGAGGCTCGTCTTCATAATTTTCCTCGTTGCTTTCAGTGAATGGCGATGAAGCTTCAGGAGTTAAGATGCTGCCAGCGTATGCTGTAGGGGGCGTATAGTAGATACCCTGATTCTGTGCAGAGCTAGGATGAGATGAAATCTTTACATTTTGAGAACTGTCGTAATCGAATTGGCCAAACTGAGGTTGTGTGCCAAACTCTGGCTGGCCAAAATCGTAACGATAAGCACCTCCAGCCGGATCAACATTTTTTTGGGTAGCATTCCAATCGTAATAGCCAGAATTGTCGGTGGCCATTTCTGTATCATTAAGATTGTCTCTTTCAGCAAATCAATTGTTTAAACTCATACATTTGGAATAACATACGTATTAccgatttttgcaaaaaataaacacTGTGATTCGATGACAACGACAGCAGATGAGTTGAGAAGTCCTGTTGGCACAACTGCTTTTTACTGAGCTTACGTTAGAGGATCAAGACCGGTAGCAACCGGCTGATTAATCATGTGATAGCAATGACGTtagcggttactaaccggttgttcgcgaaccaatgcttcatcgaacacTTTCGGTTGAaaaccggttacttgcgcagacatgacgcagacgaataacacacaggtgaaaaatacatataattggtcaaaaatatcACGTGGTTCCATAGaccaatcaaccagctagagttgcggtcgatcggtagatcaaccggtgaggctcataaagcgacatcggaagcaaccagttaaccggtagttCTCAACTGAACactgcggttagcaaccggtactgaccggtagaccggtgaggtttGTCGAACGCAAGCTGAAAAAGTTGTAAAGCGAAATATGTTATACTTGTTTGACATCAGGAACAAGTAAAGATAAAACCCTTAGTTAATATTTAGtttgttataaaataaatattaggcTTTATTAATTTTGGAGAGATGATTATGATATTTCTCTCATTTTAGTTTCATTCTAAAAGTTTAGTGTACATCTAAACTCACTCAAGGTTGTTGTTTGGGGTCGTTCAACATGGCAGCggtgaaattattaaaattttcttcctgCTCCTTTTTAAAATCCTTATCTGTAAGTTTGTATCTTGAAAATGGTCAAAGTTGTTTCTTCCTTTATTGACACTGAAAGTTTAACTGGCCAAAATTGTTACCGAAACTTGTTTCTTACGTGTCAGTTAATTGTTCTATTCATTTTGCGGACGATCTTTTTATAAGATAACTTAAATACAAACTTGTCTTAAA
Encoded proteins:
- the LOC129227791 gene encoding protein YIPF5-like, which translates into the protein MATDNSGYYDWNATQKNVDPAGGAYRYDFGQPEFGTQPQFGQFDYDSSQNVKISSHPSSAQNQGIYYTPPTAYAGSILTPEASSPFTESNEENYEDEPPLLEELGINFDHIWQKTIAVLNPIKEPNASILQETDLTGPLVFCLCFGGFLLLSGKVHFGYIYGIGVVGCICMYALLNLMSENGVSVGCTISVLGYCLLPMVVLSGLSVLSLKGTICTVFTIIAVSWCSLSASKLFVTALAMDHQQPLVAYPCALLYGVFALLTIF